The following proteins come from a genomic window of Macrobrachium nipponense isolate FS-2020 chromosome 18, ASM1510439v2, whole genome shotgun sequence:
- the LOC135196586 gene encoding myosin-7-like: protein MPAVIATTFLFLSFSMAIVGGIISYCSGIGHNSGKACDDLKSRLSDLEREKVEVILGAQEREMFLGNETAYWKDKSNSLEIQLGLSRRENEALVHTNEVNEMKWNGKLTEKDEQLRNLKEVADEKTRVKDQSLAALRKKISETNNMLTRERENGRLMRDSLLEKQRDIEALRQSMGCSHQVEVLAVGKEREELNKEKELFKVKEKKFEGKVSELETEKRQLLLQVRRFQKDEAINKLSHLGNNEKLMKENLDCQRRLEEKDRRIEQLESVAEGASEATKRNAQLADEMNETLKMIEDVKHSLTLERTEYEEMKREEGHAMHEREMSLSKSMKANMELQEYLQREKGELAAQRMACEVQLQKAMEILRQEKSKQQAALSGQAATLNSKRLDFEEEKSKMEAAKRALEKKVRREMSCIEQHQKSCNEQMEAFFTAKGKATAALLDREHTISEKEQSVSMMQQAVLIGMTTNAVRREQLELATGQLYCAEECLRQREQRVAMELNKAAKIKAEAESMITSLQEQLQLLRENASLTADKTALKEAAQAKGEAEKEEKETEVIQLQEVNLNLNEYLQSLRQEVATYKSENAAAAEMMSNLRKEKDNLNKTIDEVCEERNKLVKRCEELHTKKLILGALSIEWEHEQEVLERNLKTAEDEKKTLSDQILLVTEEKRQLHLELSRTKKELLSLKDEGHQVVNLDRKGGLPEEQKEKEEEIQEEVNLLQFQLKDQAENTDYEPPRKRKKLNSRCWTSTLDDDLTELFHKSESLKSESTDFEKSSGDAEESDDSEGQEEAAAERDGGAKEETAADASTTVVPKRKFKLKRNNF from the coding sequence ATGCCTGCAGTTATAGCGACAACCTTCTTATTCTTGAGTTTCTCGATGGCCATAGTTGGGGGAATAATTTCCTATTGTAGTGGCATCGGGCACAACAGCGGTAAGGCATGTGACGACCTAAAGTCCCGACTCTCTGATTTGGAAAGAGAGAAGGTAGAGGTCATCCTTGGTGCCCAGGAACGAGAAATGTTCCTTGGGAATGAAACTGCTTATTGGAAGGATAAGTCGAACAGCCTGGAAATACAACTCGGATTATCAAGACGAGAAAACGAGGCTCTGGTCCACACGAACGAAGTGAACGAAATGAAATGGAATGGGAAACTCACTGAAAAAGATGAGCAGTTACGGAACTTGAAAGAAGTAGCGGACGAAAAGACTAGAGTGAAGGACCAGAGTTTGGCTGCCCTGAGAAAGAAAATATCAGAAACTAACAACATGTTGACCAGAGAACGAGAGAATGGCCGGTTGATGAGGGATTCATTACTCGAGAAGCAGCGGGACATTGAAGCTCTTCGCCAGTCTATGGGCTGTAGTCACCAGGTTGAGGTTCTTGCCGTTGGCAAGGAGAGGgaagaattaaataaagaaaaagagctGTTCAAGGTAAAAGAGAAGAAATTTGAAGGGAAAGTATCAGAATTAGAGACAGAAAAGAGGCAACTGCTGCTGCaagttcgaaggtttcaaaaaGACGAAGCGATTAACAAATTAAGTCATTTGGGAAATAACGAAAAGTTAATGAAAGAGAATTTAGACTGTCAAAGAAGACTGGAAGAAAAAGACAGGAGGATTGAACAGTTAGAAAGCGTAGCAGAGGGTGCGTCCGAAGCGACGAAAAGAAATGCTCAGCTCGCTGACGAAATGAACGAAACGCTGAAGATGATAGAAGATGTTAAACATTCCTTGACACTCGAGAGGACCGAATACGAAGAAATGAAAAGGGAAGAAGGTCATGCGATGCATGAGAGGGAAATGAGTTTGTCAAAAAGTATGAAGGCAAACATGGAGTTGCAAGAGTATCTTCAACGAGAAAAGGGAGAACTTGCTGCCCAGAGGATGGCCTGCGAAGTGCAGCTACAGAAGGCCATGGAAATATTACGACAAGAGAAGAGTAAGCAGCAGGCGGCTTTGTCAGGGCAAGCTGCCACTCTGAATTCGAAAAGGTTAGACTTTGaagaggaaaaaagtaaaatggaagcAGCCAAGCGTGCGCTGGAAAAAAAGGTACGTCGCGAGATGTCCTGCATTGAGCAGCATCAAAAATCATGCAACGAGCAGATGGAAGCTTTTTTCACTGCCAAGGGGAAGGCAACGGCTGCATTGCTAGACAGAGAACATACTATATCTGAGAAAGAGCAGAGCGTGAGCATGATGCAACAGGCGGTTCTTATAGGGATGACTACAAATGCAGTTAGGAGAGAGCAACTGGAGCTTGCGACAGGTCAGCTGTACTGTGCAGAGGAATGCCTCAGACAGAGAGAGCAGAGGGTGGCCATGGAATTGAATAAAGCAGCAAAAATCAAGGCAGAGGCAGAGAGCATGATCACATCCCTCCAGGAACAACTTCAACTTCTGCGAGAAAACGCCTCTTTGACGGCAGATAAGACGGCACTGAAGGAAGCAGCTCAAGCAAAAGGAGAggcagagaaagaagagaaggaaacagAAGTCATTCAATTACAAGAGGTAAATTTGAACTTGAATGAATATCTTCAGTCTCTCAGGCAAGAAGTGGCTACGTACAAGTCCGAAAATGCGGCAGCCGCTGAGATGATGTCCAACCTACGGAAGGAAaaagataatttgaataaaacaatTGACGAGGTTTGCGAAGAACGCAACAAACTGGTAAAACGGTGCGAAGAGCTTCATACGAAGAAACTGATTTTGGGAGCCCTATCTATTGAATGGGAACACGAACAAGAAGTGCTGGAACGTAATCTTAAAACGGCTGAGGACGAAAAGAAGACTTTATCAGATCAGATTTTACTGGTCACTGAGGAGAAACGGCAGCTTCATCTGGAACTGTCCCGCACCAAGAAAGAGCTTCTCTCCTTGAAGGACGAGGGCCACCAAGTGGTAAATTTGGATAGAAAGGGAGGCCTTCCTGAGGaacagaaggagaaggaggaggagattcAGGAAGAAGTTAATCTCCTGCAATTTCAGCTGAAGGACCAGGCGGAAAATACTGATTATGAACCTCCTCGTAAAAGGAAGAAGCTGAATTCGAGATGCTGGACATCCACCTTGGACGATGATCTAACCGAACTGTTCCACAAAAGTGAGTCCCTCAAAAGTGAGTCCACCGACTTCGAGAAAAGTTCAGGAGACGCAGAAGAAAGCGACGACAGTGAAGGTCAGGAAGAGGCTGCAGCTGAAAGGGACGGCGGTGCAAAAGAAGAAACAGCAGCAGATGCTTCCACAACCGTAGTTCCGAAAAGGAAATTCAAgctgaaaagaaataatttttaa